The Candidatus Poribacteria bacterium genomic interval AAGCATTGACAGTAGCACGACAACAAAGCGCAAAATCGTGGGAACTCCGAGCGGCACTCAGTTTAAGCGAATTATGGCGGACACAGAATCGGGGTGAAGACGCATACAATCTACTAAAACCGATATATACGTGGTTCTCAGAAGGTTTTGATACGAAGGACCTTGTGCGTGCGAAAGCACTCTTAAAGGAGTTGGAGGTTTTTGCACCTGTTCCGAAACCAGATGAAGAAAGTCGCATTTAAAAGGGTGAAGATATGAGACTTGGCGTTGTTGGACTCTGCGGTGACTTCCGCACACTCACATCAGAAGAGATCGAAAACATTAAGGGTTTGGAATTTACGGGTTTGAGTTTCCATTTCCGCAGCGCGGAGGTTCCATCCGTGCCACAAGACGCTTGCACGCGTTGCGCAGAAATGTTAGAATCTGCGAAACTTGACCTTGTCCAATTCGGGATTACTTATGAGGAGTGCCTCTTTCATCCAGATGTCGCGGTACGAGAAGCAGCGATTGCAAGCGTTCAGCGCGGCATGGCACTTGCCGTCTCTCTCGGTGCACTCCACTATCTGTTTCGTCCGGGGAGTCTCAATCCTGATGGTGCTTGGACATCCCATCGGGATAACTATCTCTCAGAATCGATGGAACGGTTGATCGAGACTTTGAAACCGATTGCGGAACATGCCGAACAGCAAGAACTGACGCTTGTTATGGAAACACACGCCGTTTCTATTATGGGTTCACCGGAAACCTGTCGAGAAGTCGTGGAACGGGTGGGTTCCGAGAGGCTTCGCATCGTCATGGATTTTGTCAATCACTTTCAGACGCTCCGGCAGGTTTATGACAGTGAAGATCGTCTGAATCACATTTTTGACGTGATGGGTCCCGTCGCACCGATGGCGCATATCAAAGACATCAGCGTTCAGAACGGCTTGGTACTCCACCTCAATGAAGAGGTCCCCGGTGAGGGTGAATTGGCACTTGGTGTAGCGTTAAAACGTTTCGATGCACGCTATCCAGACGGCTATGGACTGATAGAACATCTCCCCGCTGAGAAGATTCCGCTTGCGAATGCGAACGTTCGGCGAATTGCCGCCGAAAACGGAGTGAATATCTACTAACAGTTATTAGTTATCGGCTATCAGTTATCAGTTAAAGAGGTGTCTTGTGGAGGTAACCCTTAGGAGCATTGCCACAAGGCTTCTTAACTGACAACTGACAACCGATAACTATTCCTCCCATGAGAAAAGGAGGGTTGAATCATGCTTAAAAACGTAAGGATAGCACATCTTTTAGGACATCATTTCCGAGTTTATACGCCAACCGCTATTTTTCTGTGGTTTACGTTTTTGTCGACAGCGTTTGGTCAAGACGATACGCTCACTGAAACGGTCGCGGAAGGGACACGGAACATTTGGCCGCAAGTGCGCCTTTACGGTGCGGTGATCTTAATTATTTTCGTTTTCAGTGCCTTCTTCTATCTCCTAAGACTCTTCCAAAAAGACAAGCTTCTGAAGACCCTTCTTAACAAATATGTCGTCTTTCAGATGAAAGATAGCAGACGTTATCGCGGCACGATGCGGCTTGAAATCACAGGCATGGAAATTATCTCCGAGGAATCTCGACAGCGCGGGCATGCCCCGAGTTATATCTTCACGAACGAAGAACGTAGAGATCAAATTGTCGCATACATTCGTTACCATGATGCGATGAACGAGCGGGAACTGCGGGAACGCGCGTGGGAACTTGAACGGGTCTACCACCCACCTCTTATCTACAAAATGGGACGGAAAATCCGAAATATGTTCGTTGCCCTCAGAGAAGCCTCAATGAGTGCTATCAGCATGGTGTTCCAAAGTGTTAAGAGAAGTGTCGGTGGACAGTTTCAACGGTACAACGAAATATACCAAACAGCAATCGATCAAAAAGGCGGAGATATAACAGGACTCGATAGGCTGGAAGAATCCACCGAACACATGAAGGAACAAGAAACTTATGAACGTTTGATTGAACGCTTGGTCGGCACCCGCATTAAAGTCCGAGTTCGGTTTCGTTCCGGTGAAAATGAACATAATACTGAATACACTGCTATCCTCAAAGACTACAATAAAGATCATATTGCATTGATGGACGTGAAAGATAAGGACAACAACGGTTACAGAGATCAATGGAGCTATGAACACGAGTTTGCCAAGGAGATTCCCAAACTCAACCGCCGCGATGATCGCGGTTTACGCGTTCGAGCAGAAGGCAACGATGAAGATGGCTATTCTCTTGTTTTTGAAAACAATACACCTTACCAGATCCGGCTTGGACATGTCACACTTTTTGAGGATGCCCCGCAATGGGCAAAGAACTTTGAATTTAAATACCATATCAACGCCTTCAGCGTTCAAAAACTTCCAATCCAACCGGTTGCTAAACATAACATCGCTCCATTTGAGCGCGTTGCGACGCGCGAGAGACTTACGATAAGAAATTATAAAAAAATTCGGCTAGACTTTCTCTCTTTCCGCGATGCAGATATCATCTTCCCACGAGCATGTTGTACGATTGTGGAAAGTGCGGAGAAATATCAACCAGAACTCTTTAGTTTAAGTGGCTTGACTGATACAATTTTAGACATGAGTAACACCGAGGATATTGCTATCGCCGATAAGGAAGGCAACGCGATTCACGGTATCAACGTTGTTCACGGATATGTGACGAATGTCAACGAAGAACGGATCGATTTGAAGACAATTGATGGAAGTTATAGTAGACGGTGGGACGTTGAAAACGCGTTTCGCCGTTTCGATAACAAATTCCGCCGTGGATTCCCGATCTACAAGAGACTCCTGCCGCTAAACCGCACCAAGCTTACAGCGCATGCTTCCGTCGTTGAGCAGATACACAAGGACCCAGTCCGGCACGAAGCACTGGCATCGCTCGTTTACCCGAAGCCGCGTAAACTAAACACAGCAGAACAGCGCGCACGCAGCCGAAAGCGAATACAGCATCGAATTTTGAGCGGTGTAAATGCTACTTTTAATGGGCAGCTTTGGAAATCGAGAAATGGACGTTCCAAGACCTCCAGCGTCAAGCGTTCAGAAGTGCAGATGGCGATGCCGCTCAAACTTATGGCACTGACGGGGAATACATCCACGGTCGAATTTCCGGTGCTTGAACGTTTTGAATATGTTCGAGATCACCATATAATTTATAGTGAAGTCCATGATTTACAGAAAACCGATCGGCTCCCAAAGACCGACATTTTATGGATCGGCAATGGTGAAATTTACAAATCTGGCTATCGCTTGAACATAAACACCGAGCATCGGATTAAAAACTTCGTCAGCCAAGGCGGAGTCGTCATCGTCTCAGGGCAAGACATCAAAACGAGTGCCAAACAGCGGCGCGGCGCAGGCTGGATTCCCGAACCCCTCACCGGTGTTGAATGTGACGAGACTTCTGAACTCTTCCCTACATCGAAAGGCAAACGCTCACGTATCTTCCAATATCCGAATCCTCTTAATGGGCATCATAGTGATCTGGATGCGAAGGATCATCCGTTTGTTCGACTCGATGATATGTGGTTGGATCCACTTGGAAAATGGACATCCCTCGCCAAGACGAACACAGCTGCTGCAGGTCTTCCGAGCGGTGAATTTGAAGACGCATCCGCCCTGCTACTCCTTCCCTTCCAGAAGGGACTCTACATCGTCACCAGTTTGAAGAATGAAACTGAGGCAGATGTCCGAGTCAACGATAAGATGATGGAGAATTTGCTCCATTTCTCTGTCAAATGGCTGGACCGGCAACACGGGGTTATTAGAAAACCGCAAATTAACGCTTAGCAGGAATAGCCATCAGTTATAGTAAAACCCGAAAATAAGAGGGCACTTTGGAAAACACCTCACCGCCGCTGGCGAGGTTTGGAACCTCGCCCTTCTGCAATGTCTAATTAATTGTAGGTTTTACTATAAGACGCAAGCGTTAGCACACACCTCTTTTGCTGACTACTGACCGCCGACAGCCATTCTGGTGAGTTGTTCGCTGTTTTCCCTAATGACCAGCGAGATCGCTAAAACGAAAAAGGCTATCGGCTCTTGGCTATCGGTTCTCGGAAACCAAGAGGTTTCATGAAGGTATCCCTCTTGGTCTTCTCTTTGCTGACTGCCGACGGCTGACTGCCTCTTTGCTATTCTTGCCAATTTCTGTTCATCTTTCTGTGTTGTGACAATCATATCCGCCCCTGATGCTTGAAACGCAGCCTGTATCTGTCGCCTGTCCGCTTCCGTATAGACGTGGTGATCGGGAAACGCCAGTAATTCGACGTTTTCTGGGTAACACCGCATGAGCGTTGCGACAAACGCATCTGGATTTCCAATTCCACAGACCGCAAGGAGCCTTTTTCCTTTAAGTTCTTTTATATCAATGTGGAGGTTTATCTCCTCTTCGCTGTCTTCAGATGCTAAAGGATAGAGATGTGTTGGCTGGTGAATGCTCTCCAAGATTAAGGCGTTCGGTGCCAACTGCTTCACTGCTTTTTTAGCACGTGAGGAAATATCAGGCGTGTCTGTATGTGTTAGTAGGATGAGGTCTGCGCGTCGGAGTGCCGTTGGTGGCTCGCGTAAGGTTCCCGCGGGTAGCAAGCCTTTTGGCTGCCCGAAAGGGTGTGTTGCGGGGAGAGTGAGAATATCTACATCACGTGCAAGCTGCCGGTGTTGAAATCCGTCATCTAAGAGTAAGACATCTACATTAAAACGTTCAAGCCCAACCCGTCCTGTCAGATAGCGGCTTTTACCTGCGATAATCGGAATATCGCTGAGGTGTCGCGCCATCATGTGCGCTTCGTCACCGCTTTCGGTAGGAGAAGCACATACTTTTTTACCATCCGAAACAATTGTTATTTCTTCACGAACACGGCGTTTATACCCGCGCAGCAAGATAGCGACGCGCTTTCCTTCCTTCTGAAGATATTTCGCAATGGTGATGACGGCAGGCGTTTTACCCGTTCCACCGACAACGATATTACCGACACTGATGACTCGACACGGCAACGTGCGCGTTTTAAACACGCCGATTGCATAAAGTCGATTTCGTATTGAGATAATCGCGGCATAGAACCAACTGAGCGGAATTAATAAGAAACGTATAGGACTAGCAAGAAGTCTTTTCTGTAACGAAGCAAGGTCGCGAGTGCGTGTGAATTCCATAGTAAATAAAGTTTGAAAATGTACTAAAGTCGCGAAGTCTGTAAAGTTGAAAGAAGGTTTTCTAACAACTTTAGGCACTTTAGAGCACTTTATAGACTTTCTGCAGCATCCAATACCAATTCAGCAGTGCGTTCAGCGGCGCCCGTCGTGCCGAGTTGTGCATAAACGGCTTGAAGTGCCTCGCGCTGCGATTCCCTTTTCTGTGGATCCTGCAGGAAGTCAAGGGACAACTCTGTCAAGGCAGTTGAGGTCAGTTCTGTCTGTAGCAGTTCCGGGACAATATCACGCCCAGCGATGAGGTTAGGAAGTCCGCTCCGTTCTAATGGGGTCAACGCTTTGACGATGTGCCAGTTAAGTGGTGTTGTCCGAAAGAGGATAATCATCGGTGTCCCGATGCATGCTGCCTCAAGTGTCGCCGTGCCGGAGGTAACCAATAGCAGCGTTGAAGCTCGCATTGCTGGATACGTTGCGTCTTCGACAATTTTGATGGGTGGAAGCTCCGTCTTTAGTTCCTGCTGGTACTTCGCGATGAGTTCGCGTGGGATTCCTGGGGCTAATGGGAGAATCCACTGTGCATCTGGATAGACTCTGGCGATGTTCACAGCGGCTTCCAACATAATCGGGAAGATGTGTTGGATCTCGGAACGGCGACTCCCCGGCATCAAGCCGATGACGGGACTTTCTGTTTCATATAAGTCGAGATGTTCGCATGCCGCTTGTATACTGAGAGAAGTTTGCGCAAAATCGACGAGCGGATGTCCAACGAACTCGGTGTTCGCTCCCGCGTTCCGGTAAAATTCTGCTTCAAAAGGGAAAATGGCTGCGACAACGTTTGCCCACCTCGCCAACTTTCGCGCCCGACCTGCACGCCACGCCCACGCTTTCGGGGGGATGTAATAGACGACTGGAACACCCTGTCTCTGTGCAAACTTGGCTAACGGCATGTTAAACTCAGCAAAGTCGACGAGAAGGAGTGCGTCGGGACGTTCTTGGCGGATACGCCGTTTCAGATATGCCTGTTTCCGAAGGAACATCGGCAGGACAGTGATCACATCGGCAAACCCCATAACAGCGGAGTCTCGGATATGAAAATCGAGTTTCACGGATGCCTTTTCCATCCGGTCGCCGCCCATGCCAAACAGTGTTATATCAGGACAGCGTGCCTTAAGCTGATGTGCGACCTGAGAGGCGTGGAGATCACCAGAAGGCTCCCCAGCAACAATCATAACTTTCGGAGTCATAGTTTTCAGAGGAATGGTTATCGGTTTTCGGTTAAGACATTGTGTTGGGGACGTTTCCTGTTCCTGCTACAAGAAACCTCTTTAACCGATAACTGACAACCGAAAGATTTTTTGAAAAAAAATCGTACTGATAACCACTCACGGCATCATCCCCGGCACCTTCAGCCCATCGGTTTCCTTGAGGCCGAACATCAGATTGAGATTCTGCACGACAGCACCGGCAGCACCTTTACCGAGGTTATCAATCGCCGCCATCGCTACGACGCGGCGGGTACGCGTATCAACTTCAAGCCCAACATCGCAATAATTACTACCGAGCACTGCCTTTGTCTCCGGGTATGTATCCGACGGAAGCACCCGAACAAACGGCTCGTTCTCGTAAAATCCTGCGTATATGCTGAGGGCTTCTTTAGTGGACATCTCCTCGGTGAGACGCATATAGACAGTGCTAAGAATACCCCGTGTCATCGGGACAAGGTGGGGTGTGAATGTCACGTGAATCGGTTCTGATGCAACAGCCCCCAATTCCTGTTCAATTTCAGGTGTATGCCGATGTATACCGATGTTATAGGCGACAACGTTAGACTCTCGATTCGGATAATGGGTATTTTCACTCGGCTTCGGACCGGCACCAGAGATACCTGATTTTGAATCAACAATGATGGAATCTAATTCCACAACCCCTTGAGCGACTAACGGCATCGCTGCAAGTATAGCACTCGTTGGATAACACCCGGGATTCGCCACAAGTTGGGCATCCCGAATCTTAGCACGATACCGTTCCGGCAACCCGTATATCGCTTGCGGCATTAATTCCGCGCTTGTATGTTCAGCATGGTACCACGCCTGGTATGTTTCAGCATTCTCAAGTCGATAGTCTGCACTGAAATCTACGACGCGTAAACCTTGTGCCAGAATTTTTGGCGCGAACGACATAGCCACTTTATGTGGAACTGCGAGAACAACGACATCCACCCTCTCTTTGAGGGAATCAAGGTCTAAGGGTTCAAACGCAGACGAGAGAAACCCGCGGAGGTTCGGCAGAACACTATCAATACATTGACCGGCGTAGGTTTCAGATGTGCAGAGTGCTACCTGCAGCCCGCCAGAGTGGTTAGCGAGAAAGCGTAATAATTCACTGCCGCTATATCCAGATGCACCAACAATTCCAATTTTTATCATTTACATCTCACTGTGTGTTTTTATTACAGGGTCATAAATTGTATAGGAATTGTAGCACATTTCGAGCGAAATGTCAAATCAGACAAGGGATGTGTAAAGTTTTTGTTACTTCTTCAACCCCGTAGGGGTGGTATCTCTGTAGAAATGCCGCTCATCCGCAAACCTACAATTTATCCTCCAAATCTCGACCGCTGACAACTGACTGCTGATAGTCATTCCAAAGAAATGAATTGACAGACCACCGTATACACGGTATAATAGCCATCAGTTATCGGCTATCAGTCAAGAGACATTCAGGGCAAAAGATAGTGCAACCGCCACATGCATCCACTGACTGCTGACGACTGACAACTTATAAAAAAGGAGACTACTATGAAGTTAGCACGATATGAATTAAATGGAACAATCGGTTATGGCATCGTCTCAGGAGAGAATCTGAGCGTGATATCCGGATGCCCGTTCGGTGAACATAGCGAGACGGGTGAGACTGTCGCATTAGCGGATGTCAAACTTCTCGCACCGACAACACCAACAAAGGTATTGGCTGTCGGTTTGAATTACCGGAGTCATTTAGATGGTGCTCCAGAGCCAGAGAACCCTGAAATCTTCATCAAAACGCCTTCCTGCATCAACGACCCAGAGGGCAACATTGAACTCCCTGATGGCGATGATGAAGTCCATGCAGAGGGTGAACTCGTCGTCATCATGAAGGAACGGACTCGGAAAGCGACACCGGAAGAAGCTGCTGCCAACATTCTCGGTGTAACCTGCGGCAACGATGTCAGCGCACGCACGTGGCAGAGCAATGATATGCAGTGGTGGCGCGCCAAAGCATCCGATACCTTTGGACCTATCGGCCCCGTCATCGCTACTGACGTTGATTATACAGACGCGCAATTGGAGACCCGCATCAACGGTGAAGTCGTTCAGAAACAAACGACCGCAGATCTTATTTTTCCAGTGACGACGGTTGCAAGCTTCATTTCACAGGCAATAACCCTTGAACCAGGAGATGCAATCTTTACCGGCACACCCGGCACAACGAGCGCATTGAAAGCCGGTGATGTCGTTGAAATCGAGATTGAGGGGATCGGTATCCTGAAAAATCACGTCGTAGCGTAGGAACGTCTGCATAGAAGTGCTTTCCAATCTTTCTGCTGGCGAGGAATTAACGTCAATGACAAAATTGTTTAGAAGCTTTGTATTATTACTGGTAGGCTTACTTGCTGTTTCAATACTCGCTGGCTGCGGTGCTGACGATGACATAGTCACGGATGAACCTGTCCCAGCTAACTTCGTAAGTGCAAGCCCGCCGGGCGGCGATATTGCCGCAAATGGCAGTATCACGGTTACCTTTGACAATGCCCCCACTAATGTTGAAGCAAGTGCTGGTACTGTCACGGTTGCAGGCAAAACCGCGACGATCACGGGTCCCTTTAACCCTGGTCCGCTCGCATTGACAATCACATGAGCTGATGGAATTGAAGTACTCCACTATACCGCCACCGCGCCTTGCTGCGCCCCGCCGGTAATCACGGGTGGCACTGTCTTAGACGGTGACACGGATGTCGATCCCGGAAGTATCAACAGCGACGGGAGGATCAAGATCACTTTCAGTGAAGAGGTAACCGGAAACATCGTCCTCCAAACTGAAGGTGGAGATGATGTCGGTTGGATCGCAACAGTTGCTGGCACCAAAGGCACACTTGAGCTTGTCAGAGGCAGAGAACTCGTCA includes:
- a CDS encoding sugar phosphate isomerase/epimerase, which encodes MRLGVVGLCGDFRTLTSEEIENIKGLEFTGLSFHFRSAEVPSVPQDACTRCAEMLESAKLDLVQFGITYEECLFHPDVAVREAAIASVQRGMALAVSLGALHYLFRPGSLNPDGAWTSHRDNYLSESMERLIETLKPIAEHAEQQELTLVMETHAVSIMGSPETCREVVERVGSERLRIVMDFVNHFQTLRQVYDSEDRLNHIFDVMGPVAPMAHIKDISVQNGLVLHLNEEVPGEGELALGVALKRFDARYPDGYGLIEHLPAEKIPLANANVRRIAAENGVNIY
- the lpxK gene encoding tetraacyldisaccharide 4'-kinase, whose amino-acid sequence is MEFTRTRDLASLQKRLLASPIRFLLIPLSWFYAAIISIRNRLYAIGVFKTRTLPCRVISVGNIVVGGTGKTPAVITIAKYLQKEGKRVAILLRGYKRRVREEITIVSDGKKVCASPTESGDEAHMMARHLSDIPIIAGKSRYLTGRVGLERFNVDVLLLDDGFQHRQLARDVDILTLPATHPFGQPKGLLPAGTLREPPTALRRADLILLTHTDTPDISSRAKKAVKQLAPNALILESIHQPTHLYPLASEDSEEEINLHIDIKELKGKRLLAVCGIGNPDAFVATLMRCYPENVELLAFPDHHVYTEADRRQIQAAFQASGADMIVTTQKDEQKLARIAKRQSAVGSQQREDQEGYLHETSWFPRTDSQEPIAFFVLAISLVIRENSEQLTRMAVGGQ
- the argC gene encoding N-acetyl-gamma-glutamyl-phosphate reductase, translated to MIKIGIVGASGYSGSELLRFLANHSGGLQVALCTSETYAGQCIDSVLPNLRGFLSSAFEPLDLDSLKERVDVVVLAVPHKVAMSFAPKILAQGLRVVDFSADYRLENAETYQAWYHAEHTSAELMPQAIYGLPERYRAKIRDAQLVANPGCYPTSAILAAMPLVAQGVVELDSIIVDSKSGISGAGPKPSENTHYPNRESNVVAYNIGIHRHTPEIEQELGAVASEPIHVTFTPHLVPMTRGILSTVYMRLTEEMSTKEALSIYAGFYENEPFVRVLPSDTYPETKAVLGSNYCDVGLEVDTRTRRVVAMAAIDNLGKGAAGAVVQNLNLMFGLKETDGLKVPGMMP
- the lpxB gene encoding lipid-A-disaccharide synthase; amino-acid sequence: MTPKVMIVAGEPSGDLHASQVAHQLKARCPDITLFGMGGDRMEKASVKLDFHIRDSAVMGFADVITVLPMFLRKQAYLKRRIRQERPDALLLVDFAEFNMPLAKFAQRQGVPVVYYIPPKAWAWRAGRARKLARWANVVAAIFPFEAEFYRNAGANTEFVGHPLVDFAQTSLSIQAACEHLDLYETESPVIGLMPGSRRSEIQHIFPIMLEAAVNIARVYPDAQWILPLAPGIPRELIAKYQQELKTELPPIKIVEDATYPAMRASTLLLVTSGTATLEAACIGTPMIILFRTTPLNWHIVKALTPLERSGLPNLIAGRDIVPELLQTELTSTALTELSLDFLQDPQKRESQREALQAVYAQLGTTGAAERTAELVLDAAESL
- a CDS encoding fumarylacetoacetate hydrolase family protein, with translation MKLARYELNGTIGYGIVSGENLSVISGCPFGEHSETGETVALADVKLLAPTTPTKVLAVGLNYRSHLDGAPEPENPEIFIKTPSCINDPEGNIELPDGDDEVHAEGELVVIMKERTRKATPEEAAANILGVTCGNDVSARTWQSNDMQWWRAKASDTFGPIGPVIATDVDYTDAQLETRINGEVVQKQTTADLIFPVTTVASFISQAITLEPGDAIFTGTPGTTSALKAGDVVEIEIEGIGILKNHVVA